A stretch of the Corylus avellana chromosome ca6, CavTom2PMs-1.0 genome encodes the following:
- the LOC132185899 gene encoding uncharacterized protein LOC132185899 yields MNMRKNDFGEGDNESEFYDRKMKKNEQSMSSVSIISSVKEDMEPVQCRCGLTSPIITSTTIKNYGRRFYGCAMYDRKKKVGQCRFFQWYDEETCACGREVLPGLYKQVHSLKGEV; encoded by the exons ATGAACATGAGAAAGAATGATTTCGGGGAAGGAGACAATGAAAGCGAATTCTACGATAggaagatgaaaaag AATGAACAGTCAATGTCGTCGGTATCTATAATATCATCGGTCAAAGAGGATATGGAACCTGTGCAGTGTAGGTGCGGACTTACAAgcccaattataacatccactactataaaaaattatgggaggcgattctatgggtgtgctatgtatgaccgtaaaaag AAAGTTGGCCAATGTCGTTTTTTCCAATGGTATGACGAAGAAACCTGTGCTTGCGGAAGGGAGGTCCTACCTGGGCTGTATAAACAAGTTCATTCCCTGAAAGGTGAAGTGTGA